GCCGCCGTCGTTGGTCGCGCTGCCGCCAATCCCGATAATGATATTGCGCGCGCCTTTATCCAGTGCCGCGAGGATCAGCTCCCCCGTCCCGCGGGTGGTGGTGATTAACGGGTTGCGCTGTGCCGGTGGAACCAGTGACAGACCGCTGGCAGACGCCATCTCGATAAATGCCGTCACGCCATCGCCGGAGATCCCCCAGCAGGCATTGACGTTTTCGCCCAGTGGGCCCGTCACAACTGCGTGCTGCATTGTGCCGTTGGTGGCGGCAATCATCGCTTCAACCGTTCCCTCCCCGCCATCCGCCACGGGAACCGAAACATACTCTGCATCGGGAAAGATCTCCCGAAAGCCTTTTTCTATCGCCCGCGCTACCTCGGTGGCAGACAGGCTTTCTTTATAAGAGTCAGGGGCGATTACGATTTTCATAGTTATAGCCTGTTACCGCTTAAGGCAAAAATAGCGGGCGCGTTCCCGCGCCCGTCTTTGTTAGCGAGTGACTTCCACTTTCGCCAGTTTTTCGTAATAGCAGGCGATGGCGCTGTGGTCCGCCGTGCCCAGCCCGTCGGCACGCAGGGCCTGCATCATCTCCATCACCGCCGCGGTCAGAGGCAGCTGCGCACCCACGCCGTGAGACGTGTCCAGCGCGTTGGCCAGATCCTTGATGTGCAGATCGATACGGAAGCCCGGCTTGAAGTTACGATCCATCACCATTGGCGCTTTGGCATCCAGTACGGTGCTGCCCGCCAGGCCGCCGCGAATGGCCTGATAAACCAGATCCGGGTTCACGCCCGCTTTGGTCGCCAGGGTCAGCGCTTCGGACATCGCCGCAATGTTCAGGGCCACAATCACCTGGTTTGCCAGCTTGGTTACGTTACCCGCGCCAATCTCACCGGTATGCACCACAGAACCGGCCATCGCTTTCAGCAGGTCGTAGTACTTGTCGAAAATCGCCTTATCGCCGCCCACCATCACCGAGAGGGTACCGTCGATGGCTTTCGGCTCGCCGCCGCTCACCGGCGCATCCAGCATGTCGATGCCCTTCGCTTTCAACGCTTCGCTGATTTCACGGCTGGCCAGCGGTGCGATGGAGCTCATGTCGATCACCATGGTGCCCGGTTTGGCTCCTTCAATGATGCCGCCTTCACCCAGCGCCACCTCTTTTACGTGCGGGGAGTTTGGCAGCATGGTGATGATCACATCGCACTGCTCGGCAATGGCTTTTGCCGTGGCGGCGGTTTCTGCGCCTGCGGCAATCACGTCGGCAATGGCTTGC
This DNA window, taken from Leclercia adecarboxylata, encodes the following:
- the garR gene encoding 2-hydroxy-3-oxopropionate reductase, encoding MTLKVGFIGLGIMGKPMSKNLIKAGYSLVVADRNPQAIADVIAAGAETAATAKAIAEQCDVIITMLPNSPHVKEVALGEGGIIEGAKPGTMVIDMSSIAPLASREISEALKAKGIDMLDAPVSGGEPKAIDGTLSVMVGGDKAIFDKYYDLLKAMAGSVVHTGEIGAGNVTKLANQVIVALNIAAMSEALTLATKAGVNPDLVYQAIRGGLAGSTVLDAKAPMVMDRNFKPGFRIDLHIKDLANALDTSHGVGAQLPLTAAVMEMMQALRADGLGTADHSAIACYYEKLAKVEVTR